The Manis javanica isolate MJ-LG chromosome 4, MJ_LKY, whole genome shotgun sequence genome contains a region encoding:
- the TMEM94 gene encoding transmembrane protein 94 isoform X6 yields MWSSSFLHHGNRCSCFHWPGASLMLLAVLLLLGCSGSQPAGSHGVELVNASALFLLLILNLVLIGRQDQLKRREVERRLRGIIDQIQDALRDGKEIKWSDAMYPDLHMPFAPSWSLHWAYRDGRLVNLPVSLLVEGDIIALRPGQESFASLRGIKDDEHIVLEPGDLFPPFSPPPSPRGEVKKGPQNPQQHRLFRVLETPVIDNIRWCLDMALSRPVTALDNERFTVQWVMLQYAVPVVLAGFLITNALRFVLNAPGVTSWQYTLLQLQVNGVLPILPLLFPALWVLATACGEARVLAQMSKASPSSLLAKFSEDTLSSYTEAVSTQEMLRCIWGHFLRVIRGTSPTLSHSSSLLHSLGSVTVLCCVDKQGILSWPNPSPETVLFFSGKVEPPHSSHEDLTDDLSAHSFCHPEVEEEPHERDTLLAASLNTGLHLPSEQEHGDWPGDGPKPPEPYSHHKAHGRSKHPSGSNVSFSRDTEGGEEPGKTQRGLDSEPSEAEDFVCDYHLEMLSLSQDQQNPSCIQFDDSNWQLHLTSLKPLGLNVLLNLCNPSVTERLCRFSDHLCNIALQESHSAVLPVHVPWGLCELARLIGFTPGAKELFKQENHLALYRLPSAEMVKETSLGRLSCVTKRRPPLSHMISLFIKDTTTSTEQMLSHGTADVVLEACTDFWDGADIYPLSGSDRKKVLDFYQRACLSGYCSAFAYKPMSCALSSQLNGKCIELVQAPGQSSIFTMCELPSTIPIKLGTRHNSWSSDEGIGEVLEKEDCMQALSGQIFMGMVSSQYQARLDVVRLIDGLVNACIRFVYFSLEDELKSKVFAEKMGLETGWNCHISLTPNGDMPDSEIPPSSPSHAGSLHDDLNQVSRDDAEGLLLMEEEGHSDLISFQPTDSDLPSFLEDCNRAKLPRGIYQVRPHLQNIDNVPLLVPLFTDCTPETMCEMIKIMQEYGEVTCCLGSSANLRNSCLFLQSDISIALDPLYPSRCSWETFGYATSTSMAQASDGLSPLRLSGQLNSLPCSLAFRQEETISIIRLIEQARHATYGVRKCFLFLLQCQLTLVVIQFLSCLVQLPPLLSTTDILWLSCFCYPLLSMSLLGKPPHSSIMSMATGKNLQSIPRKTQHYFLLCFLLKFSLTVSSCLVCFGFTLQSFCDSSRARNLTNCSSIMLRSHADAAPAWFEDFANGLLSAQKLAAALTILHTVFISITHVHRTKPLWRKSPLTNRWWAVTVPVVLLGQVVQTVVDLQLWTHRDSHVHFGLEDVPLLTWLLGCLSLVLVVVTNEIVKLHEIRVRVRYQKRQKLQFETKLGMNSPF; encoded by the exons ATGTGGAGCAGCAGCTTCCTGCACCACGGTAACCGCTGCTCCTGCTTCCACTGGCCGGGGGCCTCGCTCATGCTGCTGGCTGTGCTCCTGCTGTTGGGCTGCTCCGGGAGCCAGCCGGCCGGCAG CCACGGGGTGGAGCTGGTGAATGCCTCGGCGCTGTTCCTCTTGCTCATTCTCAACCTGGTCCTCATTGGGCGGCAAGATCAACTGAAGCGTCGGGAGGTAGAGCGGAGACTCCGAGGGATCATCGACCAAATCCAAG ATGCCCTCAGGGATGGCAAGGAGATCAAGTGGTCAGATGCCATGTACCCAGACCTCCACATGCCCTTTGCACCATCCTGGTCACTGCACTGGGCCTACAGAGATGGACGTCTGGTCAACCTGCCAGTTAGCCTGTTGGTAGAAGGAGATATCATAGCTCTGAGGCCCGGCCAAGAATCGTTCGCCTCTCTGAGGGGGATTAAG GATGATGAACACATTGTCTTGGAGCCTGGAGACCTGTTTCCCCCTTTCTCACCACCCCCCTCCCCCCGGGGAGAAGTGAAGAAAGGGCCACAGAACCCCCAGCAGCACCGGCTCTTCCGAGTCCTTGAGACCCCAGTGATTGACAACATCAG ATGGTGCCTGGACATGGCCCTGTCCCGCCCAGTCACCGCCCTGGACAACGAGAGGTTCACGGTGCAATGGGTGATGCTGCAGTATGCTGTGCCTGTGGTGCTG GCTGGCTTCCTCATCACCAATGCCCTGCGCTTTGTGCTGAATGCACCCGGCGTCACGTCCTGGCAGTACACCCTCCTCCAGCTGCAG GTGAATGGCGTCCTGCCCATCCTGCCCCTGCTCTTTCCGGCCCTCTGGGTTCTGGCAACAGCCTGTGGAGAAGCCCGTGTCCTGGCCCAGATGAGCAAggcctcccccagctccctg CTGGCCAAGTTCTCAGAGGACACACTCAGCAGCTATACAGAAGCTGTCTCAACTCAG GAAATGCTGCGCTGCATTTGGGGCCACTTCTTGCGGGTGATCCGGGGGACATCGCCAACCCTGAGCCACAGCTCCAGCTTGCTGCACAGCCTGGGCTCAGTCACG GTTCTGTGCTGTGTGGACAAGCAGGGGATCCTGTCATGGCCAAACCCCAGCCCAGAGACCGTGCTGTTCTTCAGCGGGAAGGTGGAGCCCCCACACAGCAGCCACGAGGACCTAACAGATGACCTGTCCGCCCACTCCTTCTGCCACCCGGAGGTAGAGGAGGAG CCCCATGAACGGGACACCCTCCTGGCTGCCTCCCTGAACACTGGCCTGCACCTTCCCAGTGAGCAGGAGCATGGTGACTGGCCTGGCGATGGTCCCAAGCCCCCTGAACCCTACTCTCACCACAAAGCACACGGCCGTAGCAAACACCCCTCTGGCTCCAACGTGAGCTTCAGCAGGGACACAGAGGGCGGTGAAGAGCCCGGCAAg ACCCAGCGTGGGCTTGACAGTGAGCCCTCCGAGGCAGAGGACTTTGTGTGTGACTACCACTTGGAGATGCTTAGCCTGTctcaggaccagcagaacccctcCTGCATTCAGTTCGATGACTCCAACTGGCAGCTCCATCTCACCTCCCTCAAGCCCCTGGGCCTCAACGTGCTGCTGAACCTGTGTAACCCTAGTGTCACCGAGCGGCTGTGCCGGTTCTCAGACCACCTGTGCAACATCGCCCTGCAGGAGAGCCACAGCGCTGTACTCCCCGTGCATGTGCCCTGGGGCCTCTGCGAGCTCGCCCGCCTCATTG GCTTTACTCCTGGGGCCAAGGAACTCTTCAAGCAGGAGAACCACCTTGCACTCTACCGCCTCCCCAGTGCTGAGATGGTGAAGGAAACCTCACTGGGAAGGCTCTCCTGTGTCACCAAGCGGCGCCCGCCTCTCAGCCATATGATCAGCCTTTTTATCAAGGACACCACCACCA GCACAGAACAGATGCTGTCCCATGGCACAGCTGATGTGGTCTTGGAGGCCTGCACAGACTTCTGGGATGGAGCCGACATCTACCCTCTTTCGGGTTCTGACCG AAAGAAAGTGCTGGATTTCTACCAGCGAGCCTGCCTGTCTGGTTACTGCTCTGCCTTTGCCTACAAGCCCATGAGCTGTGCCCTGTCCTCTCAGCTCAATGGCAAGTGCATCGAGCTGGTGCAGGCGCCTGGCCAGAGCAGCATCTTCACCATGTGTGAGCTGCCCAGCACCATCCCCATCAAACTCGGCACCCGCCACAACAGCTGGAGTTCTGACG AAGGGATCGGGGAGGTACTGGAGAAGGAAGACTGCATGCAGGCCCTGAGCGGCCAGATCTTCATGGGCATGGTGTCCTCCCAGTACCAGGCCCGGCTGGATGTTGTGCGCCTCATTGATGGGCTGGTCAATGCCTGCATCCGCTTCGTGTACTTCTCTTTGGAAGATGAACTCAAAAGCAAG GTGTTTGCAGAAAAGATGGGCCTGGAGACAGGCTGGAACTGCCACATCTCCCTTACGCCCAATGGTGACATGCCTGACTCTGAGATCcccccctccagccccagccacgCTGGCTCCCTGCATGATGACCTGAATCAGG TGTCCCGAGATGATGCAGAAGGGCTCCTTCTGATGGAGGAGGAGGGTCACTCGGATCTCATCAGCTTCCAACCTACAGACAGTGACCTCCCCAGTTTCCTGGAGGACTGCAACCGG gCCAAGCTGCCCCGGGGCATCTACCAGGTGCGGCCCCACCTGCAGAACATTGACAATGTGCCTCTGCTGGTACCCCTCTTCACCGACTGTACCCCTGAGA CCATGTGCGAGATGATCAAGATCATGCAGGAGTATGGGGAGGTGACCTGCTGCCTGGGCAGCTCTGCAAACTTGCGGAACAGCTGCCTTTTCCTTCAGAGTGACATCAG CATTGCTCTGGATCCTCTGTACCCATCCCGCTGCTCCTGGGAGACGTTTGGCTACGCCACCAGCACCAGCATGGCCCAGGCCTCTGACGGCCTTTCTCCCCTGCGGCTCTCCGGGCAGCTCAACAGTCTGCCCTGCTCCCTGGCCTTCCGCCAGGAGGAGACCATCAGCATCATCCGGCTTATCGAGCAG GCCCGGCACGCCACCTACGGCGTCCGCAAGTGCTTCCTCTTCCTGCTGCAGTGCCAGCTGACTCTCGTGGTCATCCAG TTCCTCTCCTGCCTAGTCCAGCTGCCACCACTGCTGAGCACCACCGATATCCTGTGGCTGTCCTGTTTTTGCTACCCTCTGCTCAG CATGTCTCTGCTGGGGAAGCCCCCCCATAGCTCCATCATGTCTATGGCCACGGGGAAGAACCTTCAGTCCATCCCCAGGAAG ACCCAGCACTACTTCCTGCTCTGCTTCTTGCTCAAATTCAGCCTGACCGTCAGCTCTTGCCTCGTGTGCTTCGGCTTCACGCTGCAGAGCTTCTGCGACAGCTCCCGGGCCCGCAACCTCACCAACTGCTCCTCCATCATGCTGCGCAG CCACGCCGACGCTGCTCCAGCCTGGTTTGAAGACTTTGCCAACGGGCTGCTGTCGGCTCAGAAGCTCGCTGCCGCCCTGACCATCCTGCACACGG TCTTCATTTCCATCACCCACGTGCATCGCACCAAGCCTCTGTGGAGAAAGAGCCCCTTGACGAACCGCTGGTGGGCTGTAACCGTGCCTGTGGT GCTGCTGGGGCAGGTGGTCCAGACGGTGGTGGACCTGCAGCTGTGGACGCACAGGGATAGCCATGTCCACTTTGGCCTGGAGGATGTACCTCTGCTCACGTGGCTTCTGGGATGCCTTTCCCTGGTCCTTGTGGTGGTCACCAATGAGATCGTGAAGCTGCATGAGATTCG AGTCCGGGTACGCTACCAGAAGCGACAGAAGCTGCAGTTTGAAACTAAGCTGGGCATGAACTCTCCCTTCTGA
- the TMEM94 gene encoding transmembrane protein 94 isoform X4 — translation MTALKALCLGEPPLALGLSTRKALSILKEQLEAVLEGHLRKQKKHLTWKEMWSSSFLHHGNRCSCFHWPGASLMLLAVLLLLGCSGSQPAGSHGVELVNASALFLLLILNLVLIGRQDQLKRREVERRLRGIIDQIQDALRDGKEIKWSDAMYPDLHMPFAPSWSLHWAYRDGRLVNLPVSLLVEGDIIALRPGQESFASLRGIKDDEHIVLEPGDLFPPFSPPPSPRGEVKKGPQNPQQHRLFRVLETPVIDNIRWCLDMALSRPVTALDNERFTVQWVMLQYAVPVVLAGFLITNALRFVLNAPGVTSWQYTLLQLQVNGVLPILPLLFPALWVLATACGEARVLAQMSKASPSSLLAKFSEDTLSSYTEAVSTQEMLRCIWGHFLRVIRGTSPTLSHSSSLLHSLGSVTVLCCVDKQGILSWPNPSPETVLFFSGKVEPPHSSHEDLTDDLSAHSFCHPEVEEEPHERDTLLAASLNTGLHLPSEQEHGDWPGDGPKPPEPYSHHKAHGRSKHPSGSNVSFSRDTEGGEEPGKTQRGLDSEPSEAEDFVCDYHLEMLSLSQDQQNPSCIQFDDSNWQLHLTSLKPLGLNVLLNLCNPSVTERLCRFSDHLCNIALQESHSAVLPVHVPWGLCELARLIGFTPGAKELFKQENHLALYRLPSAEMVKETSLGRLSCVTKRRPPLSHMISLFIKDTTTSTEQMLSHGTADVVLEACTDFWDGADIYPLSGSDRKKVLDFYQRACLSGYCSAFAYKPMSCALSSQLNGKCIELVQAPGQSSIFTMCELPSTIPIKLGTRHNSWSSDEGIGEVLEKEDCMQALSGQIFMGMVSSQYQARLDVVRLIDGLVNACIRFVYFSLEDELKSKVFAEKMGLETGWNCHISLTPNGDMPDSEIPPSSPSHAGSLHDDLNQVSRDDAEGLLLMEEEGHSDLISFQPTDSDLPSFLEDCNRAKLPRGIYQVRPHLQNIDNVPLLVPLFTDCTPETMCEMIKIMQEYGEVTCCLGSSANLRNSCLFLQSDISIALDPLYPSRCSWETFGYATSTSMAQASDGLSPLRLSGQLNSLPCSLAFRQEETISIIRLIEQARHATYGVRKCFLFLLQCQLTLVVIQFLSCLVQLPPLLSTTDILWLSCFCYPLLSMSLLGKPPHSSIMSMATGKNLQSIPRKTQHYFLLCFLLKFSLTVSSCLVCFGFTLQSFCDSSRARNLTNCSSIMLRSHADAAPAWFEDFANGLLSAQKLAAALTILHTVFISITHVHRTKPLWRKSPLTNRWWAVTVPVVLLGQVVQTVVDLQLWTHRDSHVHFGLEDVPLLTWLLGCLSLVLVVVTNEIVKLHEIRVRVRYQKRQKLQFETKLGMNSPF, via the exons ATGACTGCTCTAAAGGCCCTGTGTCTG gGCGAGCCACCCTTGGCCCTGGGCCTGTCCACCAGGAAGGCCCTCAGCATCCTGAAGGAGCAGCTGGAGGCGGTCCTGGAAGGACAcctgagaaagcagaaaaaacaTCTTACGTGGAAG GAGATGTGGAGCAGCAGCTTCCTGCACCACGGTAACCGCTGCTCCTGCTTCCACTGGCCGGGGGCCTCGCTCATGCTGCTGGCTGTGCTCCTGCTGTTGGGCTGCTCCGGGAGCCAGCCGGCCGGCAG CCACGGGGTGGAGCTGGTGAATGCCTCGGCGCTGTTCCTCTTGCTCATTCTCAACCTGGTCCTCATTGGGCGGCAAGATCAACTGAAGCGTCGGGAGGTAGAGCGGAGACTCCGAGGGATCATCGACCAAATCCAAG ATGCCCTCAGGGATGGCAAGGAGATCAAGTGGTCAGATGCCATGTACCCAGACCTCCACATGCCCTTTGCACCATCCTGGTCACTGCACTGGGCCTACAGAGATGGACGTCTGGTCAACCTGCCAGTTAGCCTGTTGGTAGAAGGAGATATCATAGCTCTGAGGCCCGGCCAAGAATCGTTCGCCTCTCTGAGGGGGATTAAG GATGATGAACACATTGTCTTGGAGCCTGGAGACCTGTTTCCCCCTTTCTCACCACCCCCCTCCCCCCGGGGAGAAGTGAAGAAAGGGCCACAGAACCCCCAGCAGCACCGGCTCTTCCGAGTCCTTGAGACCCCAGTGATTGACAACATCAG ATGGTGCCTGGACATGGCCCTGTCCCGCCCAGTCACCGCCCTGGACAACGAGAGGTTCACGGTGCAATGGGTGATGCTGCAGTATGCTGTGCCTGTGGTGCTG GCTGGCTTCCTCATCACCAATGCCCTGCGCTTTGTGCTGAATGCACCCGGCGTCACGTCCTGGCAGTACACCCTCCTCCAGCTGCAG GTGAATGGCGTCCTGCCCATCCTGCCCCTGCTCTTTCCGGCCCTCTGGGTTCTGGCAACAGCCTGTGGAGAAGCCCGTGTCCTGGCCCAGATGAGCAAggcctcccccagctccctg CTGGCCAAGTTCTCAGAGGACACACTCAGCAGCTATACAGAAGCTGTCTCAACTCAG GAAATGCTGCGCTGCATTTGGGGCCACTTCTTGCGGGTGATCCGGGGGACATCGCCAACCCTGAGCCACAGCTCCAGCTTGCTGCACAGCCTGGGCTCAGTCACG GTTCTGTGCTGTGTGGACAAGCAGGGGATCCTGTCATGGCCAAACCCCAGCCCAGAGACCGTGCTGTTCTTCAGCGGGAAGGTGGAGCCCCCACACAGCAGCCACGAGGACCTAACAGATGACCTGTCCGCCCACTCCTTCTGCCACCCGGAGGTAGAGGAGGAG CCCCATGAACGGGACACCCTCCTGGCTGCCTCCCTGAACACTGGCCTGCACCTTCCCAGTGAGCAGGAGCATGGTGACTGGCCTGGCGATGGTCCCAAGCCCCCTGAACCCTACTCTCACCACAAAGCACACGGCCGTAGCAAACACCCCTCTGGCTCCAACGTGAGCTTCAGCAGGGACACAGAGGGCGGTGAAGAGCCCGGCAAg ACCCAGCGTGGGCTTGACAGTGAGCCCTCCGAGGCAGAGGACTTTGTGTGTGACTACCACTTGGAGATGCTTAGCCTGTctcaggaccagcagaacccctcCTGCATTCAGTTCGATGACTCCAACTGGCAGCTCCATCTCACCTCCCTCAAGCCCCTGGGCCTCAACGTGCTGCTGAACCTGTGTAACCCTAGTGTCACCGAGCGGCTGTGCCGGTTCTCAGACCACCTGTGCAACATCGCCCTGCAGGAGAGCCACAGCGCTGTACTCCCCGTGCATGTGCCCTGGGGCCTCTGCGAGCTCGCCCGCCTCATTG GCTTTACTCCTGGGGCCAAGGAACTCTTCAAGCAGGAGAACCACCTTGCACTCTACCGCCTCCCCAGTGCTGAGATGGTGAAGGAAACCTCACTGGGAAGGCTCTCCTGTGTCACCAAGCGGCGCCCGCCTCTCAGCCATATGATCAGCCTTTTTATCAAGGACACCACCACCA GCACAGAACAGATGCTGTCCCATGGCACAGCTGATGTGGTCTTGGAGGCCTGCACAGACTTCTGGGATGGAGCCGACATCTACCCTCTTTCGGGTTCTGACCG AAAGAAAGTGCTGGATTTCTACCAGCGAGCCTGCCTGTCTGGTTACTGCTCTGCCTTTGCCTACAAGCCCATGAGCTGTGCCCTGTCCTCTCAGCTCAATGGCAAGTGCATCGAGCTGGTGCAGGCGCCTGGCCAGAGCAGCATCTTCACCATGTGTGAGCTGCCCAGCACCATCCCCATCAAACTCGGCACCCGCCACAACAGCTGGAGTTCTGACG AAGGGATCGGGGAGGTACTGGAGAAGGAAGACTGCATGCAGGCCCTGAGCGGCCAGATCTTCATGGGCATGGTGTCCTCCCAGTACCAGGCCCGGCTGGATGTTGTGCGCCTCATTGATGGGCTGGTCAATGCCTGCATCCGCTTCGTGTACTTCTCTTTGGAAGATGAACTCAAAAGCAAG GTGTTTGCAGAAAAGATGGGCCTGGAGACAGGCTGGAACTGCCACATCTCCCTTACGCCCAATGGTGACATGCCTGACTCTGAGATCcccccctccagccccagccacgCTGGCTCCCTGCATGATGACCTGAATCAGG TGTCCCGAGATGATGCAGAAGGGCTCCTTCTGATGGAGGAGGAGGGTCACTCGGATCTCATCAGCTTCCAACCTACAGACAGTGACCTCCCCAGTTTCCTGGAGGACTGCAACCGG gCCAAGCTGCCCCGGGGCATCTACCAGGTGCGGCCCCACCTGCAGAACATTGACAATGTGCCTCTGCTGGTACCCCTCTTCACCGACTGTACCCCTGAGA CCATGTGCGAGATGATCAAGATCATGCAGGAGTATGGGGAGGTGACCTGCTGCCTGGGCAGCTCTGCAAACTTGCGGAACAGCTGCCTTTTCCTTCAGAGTGACATCAG CATTGCTCTGGATCCTCTGTACCCATCCCGCTGCTCCTGGGAGACGTTTGGCTACGCCACCAGCACCAGCATGGCCCAGGCCTCTGACGGCCTTTCTCCCCTGCGGCTCTCCGGGCAGCTCAACAGTCTGCCCTGCTCCCTGGCCTTCCGCCAGGAGGAGACCATCAGCATCATCCGGCTTATCGAGCAG GCCCGGCACGCCACCTACGGCGTCCGCAAGTGCTTCCTCTTCCTGCTGCAGTGCCAGCTGACTCTCGTGGTCATCCAG TTCCTCTCCTGCCTAGTCCAGCTGCCACCACTGCTGAGCACCACCGATATCCTGTGGCTGTCCTGTTTTTGCTACCCTCTGCTCAG CATGTCTCTGCTGGGGAAGCCCCCCCATAGCTCCATCATGTCTATGGCCACGGGGAAGAACCTTCAGTCCATCCCCAGGAAG ACCCAGCACTACTTCCTGCTCTGCTTCTTGCTCAAATTCAGCCTGACCGTCAGCTCTTGCCTCGTGTGCTTCGGCTTCACGCTGCAGAGCTTCTGCGACAGCTCCCGGGCCCGCAACCTCACCAACTGCTCCTCCATCATGCTGCGCAG CCACGCCGACGCTGCTCCAGCCTGGTTTGAAGACTTTGCCAACGGGCTGCTGTCGGCTCAGAAGCTCGCTGCCGCCCTGACCATCCTGCACACGG TCTTCATTTCCATCACCCACGTGCATCGCACCAAGCCTCTGTGGAGAAAGAGCCCCTTGACGAACCGCTGGTGGGCTGTAACCGTGCCTGTGGT GCTGCTGGGGCAGGTGGTCCAGACGGTGGTGGACCTGCAGCTGTGGACGCACAGGGATAGCCATGTCCACTTTGGCCTGGAGGATGTACCTCTGCTCACGTGGCTTCTGGGATGCCTTTCCCTGGTCCTTGTGGTGGTCACCAATGAGATCGTGAAGCTGCATGAGATTCG AGTCCGGGTACGCTACCAGAAGCGACAGAAGCTGCAGTTTGAAACTAAGCTGGGCATGAACTCTCCCTTCTGA